A region of the Amycolatopsis sp. cg13 genome:
CATCTACCGGCGGTTCGGCTACGGACCGGCGACGTACACGGAGCAGCTGACGGTCGAGCGGCACCGCACCTCCTTCGCCGCTCCGCGCGGGGCTGGCGTCGAGACCGGCTCTGTTGAGTTGCTGCGGCGGGTCGACTGTGGGGAGCTTCTGGAGGAGATCTACGACCGGTACCGCCGCACGCAGCCTGGTGCGCTGTCGAGGCCGCATCGCTGGTGGGCGCTGGGCGCGGGCCACCCGCCGACCGGACCGGAGCCGCGCTACCTCGCCGTGCACCGGGACGCGGAAGGCGTCGCGAACGGATATGCGAGCTACCTGGTCACCGACGCCACCCTGACGGTCGACGAGGTCATCGCGGCCGACGACGCGGGATTCACCGCGCTCACGCAGTTCCTGCTCGGGCACGACCTGGTCAAGAAGATCGAGTTCAAGCACCTCCCGCCGGGGAACCCGCTGCGCTGGCAGCTGGCGGACCTGCGCGCGGCCGAGCCGAGGGAGACGGACTGGCTGTGGGTGCGGATCCTGGACGTCCCGCGCGCACTGACCGCCCGCGGCTGGTTCACGGACGGTTCGCTGGTCCTCGACGTCACCGACCCGTTCCTGGACCAGGACGGCCGGTATTTGCTGACGGTGCGGGACGGGAAAGCCGAGTGCGTGCGGACGGACCTCGCGCCTGACCTGTCGCTGGATGTCAGCGATCTGGGGTCGATCTACCTCGGCGGAACGTTGCCGAGTGTGCTGGTCCGGGCTGGGCATGTCCGGGCGCACAGCAGAGAAGTCGCCGGGCTCGCCGATCTGCTATTCCGGTCCGATCGTGCGCCGCACTGCGTGCACTGGTTTTAAGCCAGCACCTCAGCCGCCAACCGACGGGCATAGGCGGCGTCGAGACCGTCCGGACGGAAGAGGATCCGGTACATGATCGGCGCCACCACCCGGTCCATCACCGCCTCCGCCGACGGGGCCGCTTCGCCGCGGGCCGCCGCCCTGGCCAGGACTACTTCGACCTGGTCAGCGGCGTACGCCGAGCACTGTCCGGCGTTGCTTCCGTCCGGGTCGCCGAGCAGCGCGTCACGGATGTAGGCCCGGCCGGCGGGCGAGGACATCTCGTCCAGGAACAGTTCGGTCCACGCCGCCAGGTCCTCGGCCAGCGAACCGTGGTCCTCCGGCGGTGCATCCGGGCGCAGCCGCTCGACCGCGACGTCCGACAGGAGTTCCTGCAGGTCTCCCCAGCGCCGGTAGACCGTCGACGGCGTGACGCCCGCTCGCGCCGCGACCTGGGGCACGGTCAGCGCGTCCCGGCCCGATTCGGCGATCAAGTCGCGGACGGCGGCGTGCACCGATTCCTGGACTCGCGCACTGCGCCCGCCCGGACGCACCATCCGCTTCTGGCTCACCTTGCCACTCTAAGCCGCGTCCGTTCCAAGGCGTGGCCGGTCCGCAGCAGCACCGGTTCGCCGTGCGGCCGGGCGATCAGTTGCAGGCCGATCGGCATCCCGTCGGGGTCGTCGCCGATCGGGAGGGTTAACGCTGGTGCGCCGGTGATGTTCGCGGGGGCCGACAGCCGCACGTACGCGTCTGAGACCGCTTCGACGGTGCCGTCGGACCAGGTGACTGTCTCCTGTCCGGCTGGGACGGCGGTCATCGGGACGGTCGGCGCGGCGAGGACGTCGATCTGCTCGAACAGCCGCGTCCATTCCTCGCGCATGAGGGTGCGGGCGCGTTGAGCGCGCAGGTAGTCCCCCGCGCTCATCAGCTCGCCGGCTTCGAGCAGGACGCGGACGTCGGCGGCGTACTGGTCGGGCACGGTCCGCAGGCTTCGTTCGTGGTACGCCGTGGCTTCGGGGACCATCAAGCCCCACTGCGTCGCCTGGAGGTAGCGGGTCATCGGGATTTCGACGTCGACCAGTTCGGCGCCGAGTTCGGCGAGGTGGTCGATGGCTTCGCGGACCGCGGCTTCTACTACCGGGTCGATGCGGTCGAAGTAGTAGTTGCCGGGGACTCCCACGCGTAGTCCGGTCAAGTCCTCGCGGGTCGGGAATGATTGTCCAATGAGGACGGACAACACCAAAGCGGCGTCCTCCACAGTGCGGGTGATCGGGCCGACGTGGTCCAGCGACCAGGACAGCGACGTCACGCCGTTCCGCGGGATGAGGCCGTAAGTCGGTTTGAGGCCGACGACTCCGTTCAGCGCGGCGGGGACGCGGATCGAGCCGCCGGTGTCCGTGCCCAGTGCGAACGTCGCGGCACCGGCGGCGACGGCTACTGCTGAGCCGCCGCTGGATCCCCCGGCCACGCGGGACGGGTTGCGGGCGTTGTGCGTCTGCGGAGTGGTGAGGCCGTACGCGAATTCGTGCGTGTGGGTTTTGCCGAGGAGGACCGCTCCGGCCGTCTTGAGCTGGGCGGCGACGGTGCTGTCCTTTTCGGCGCGATGTCCGGCGCGGACCTGGGAACTGGCGGTGGTCGCGGTTCCGGCCACGTCGATCAGATCCTTCAGGCCCATGGGAATGCCGTGCAGCGGGCCGCGAATCTGGCCGAGTTCCGCGGCTTGGGCGCGGGCTCGGTCGGCCTCCACTGCGACATAGGCGTTCAGGCGGGGTTCCACCTCGTCGATGCGGGTCAGGACGTCCTCGACCAACTCTGTCGGCGAGACACGCCGGGTCCGGATCGCGGCGGAGGCTTCGGCGAGCGTGAGGTCAGCCAGCGACACGGACGTCCTCCTCCACGCGATAGGTGGAAGCCGGTGCGGTGTCGCCGAATTCCAGATCGCGCAGGACAGATACCACCGAGTGGATGTGGTTCGCCACGGCGGCCACGCTGGTGTGCCGGGCCGCATCGAGGGGCAGTCCGGCACGGGCGGCCAGGCGGGCGGCCTCGTCGGGGGCAAGTTCGGACACAGGTCCTCCTAAAAGCTAAGTGTTTGCTTTAAGCGACGGTAGCCAGTAGCGTCGCTTAACGCAAACATGTTGCGTTAAGGAGGACCTGTGACCTGGACCATCGGCGACCTCACCGTTCACCGAATCGACGAGATCGAACTGCCCGCCGCTACTGGCGCGTGGTTGCTTCCCGCCGCGAACGACGAGATCCGGCTGCACAGCCACAGTTTCGCGTTCGAGAAGGACGGGATGAAGATCCTCGTGGACACCGGCATCGGCAACGGGAAGACCCGCGCCAACCCGGCGTGGCACGACCTCGACACCGGATACCTGGACGCGCTGACCGCCGCCGGGTTCGCGCCGGACGAGGTGGACCTGGTGCTGCTCACCCACCTGCACACCGACCACGTCGGCTGGAACACCCGCGAGCAGGACGGCGAGTGGGTGCCGACGTTCGCCTCCGCCCGGCACGTCACCTCCCGCGCCGAGCGGGAGTTCTGGGCAGGCTACGAGATGGACGGACCGCGGCGGCAGATGTTCGAGGATTCCGTGCTCCCAGTGGAGCGTGCGGGGCTGCTCGACCTGGTCGACGTTCCTGCCGACGGCGTGGAAATCGTGTCCGGCGTGCGATTGCTGCCGACGCCCGGCCACACCCCGGGGCACGTCTCGATCGAGCTGACCAGCTCCGGCGAAACCGCGCTGATCACCGGGGACGCGGTGCACCATCCGGTGCAGTTCGCACACCCGGAGATCGGCGCTTCCGTGGACATCGACCCGGCGGAATCCGAGAAGACCCGCCGTCGTCTCCTGGCCGGGCTAGCCGATTCGGGCGCTCTCGTGCTGGGCACGCACTTCGCCCCGCCCACCGGCGGCCGCCTCGTCTCCCACGGCCCCGGCTACCGGCTCGCGGAACGGCCGTGAAGGACTCCTTGAGGGAATCTGATTCCCTCAAGGAGTCCTTCACGGCCCTCAGGACAGTTGTGCGGGCAAGCGTGCGACAGCCTCGCTGATGGCGGCATCGAAGGCGTCGGCGAGCGAGTCCGGGGTGATTTCGGTGCTGTATACGACGATCGACCGGCCCGGGTCGATCTCCAGCACATCCACAGTGCCGAGGTGCGCGGTGATCGGAAGATCCCCTCCGGTCACCCGGTACTGCAGCCGCCGTCGGGCCGGGTCATGCGTGACAACGGCTTCTTCCAGGACTGAGCCGTCTCCCAGGACCACAGTGCGGTGCTGAGTATCGCCGGTGGAGGACTTCATCGACGGGAACCAATCGGCGACGGACGCGACGTCGCCGATCACCTGCCACACCGCGTCGGCGGGGGCGTCGAGCAGGACGTGGGAGCGAAGGGTGGCCATCAGCTGTCCGAGAAGAGCTTGCCCGCCCGCGCCCAGTTCGCGGTGTCGACGTCGGTGAACACGATGCCGACCGATTCCGGGGCGCAGTTTCCGATGCGGCAGATCTCGCGGGTCAGCACCTCGGCCAGCTCGCGTTTCTGCTCGGCGGTGCGACCGGGGAACCAGTCGATCTGAACGTGCGGCATGGAGAACTCCTTGTCAGCTCAGGGAATCAGCGGCCTGCTGAGTGCGGGCACGGTAATCGCGGCGGATGGCGAGCGCTTCGTCCAGATCGACCGCGACGAAACGGGTCTTGGTATTCGGTGCGGACTGCGCCACCAGGTCCAAGTCTCCACTGAGGACAGTGCCCACCATCATGTAACCGCCGCCGGACACCGCGTCCCGGTGCAGGATGATCGGCTCGACGCCGCCGGGAACCTGGATCGAACCGATCGGATAAGGCGCGTCCACGATGTTCGACGGGTCTTGTCCGGCACCGAACGGCGGCGTCCGCGGCTTGGTTTCCAATTGTGCGCCCTGGTAACGGAATCCGACGCGGTCGGCGACCGGGGTAAGCGTCCAGTTGGTGTCCAGGAAGGTTGCGCGGCCAGCGTCGGTGAGCACGTGGTCGTAAAGACCCATCACCACGCGGACTTCGATTTCCTTCGACAACGCCGGACGCAAGGATTCCGGCAGGGAACGCCCTGGAACACCAGCGCCGGTGCCGACCGGGACGACGTCTCCGGCGACCAACGGGGCACCGCTGATCCCGCCGAGTTTGCCCAGCCCGTAAGTGGATCGACTGCCCAGCACCAAGGGAACGTCGATGCCGCCGCTTACCGCGATGTAGGCGCGGGCACCGCGTTTGCAGAATCCGAAGGTAAGGACATCACCGGCCTGCACCGCGAACGCTTCCCACAACGGCCGTTCCTCGCCGTTGAGTTTCGGCGGAAGTTCGGCGCCGGTGATCGCGATGACCGTGTCCTCGGTGAAGTGCAGCTCCGGTCCCATGTAGACACACTCGAGTGCGGCCTCGCCGGGATCGTTTCCTACCAGGCGATTCGCGACCGAGTACGAGAACTGGTCGAGCGCGCCCGAGGGCGGGATGCCGACGTCGTAATAGCCGTTGCGGCCGGCGTCCTGGATCGTCGTGGCCAGTCCGGGCTGGCGGACCTCAATCGGCACGGAGCACCTCCATCAGTCCCGCGGTGAAGCCGTCCGGGTCGTCGAGGTACTCGCGCAGCCCGAAGTCGACCGGGCGCGAACGGATCCGGAACGTCCCGGCCTCGACCTCCTTGACGTAGTCGTCGTACTGGTCACGGTCGATCGGCTTGAACCGCACGATGTCGCCGGGCCGGAAGAACACCATGAAATCGCCGAAGTCCGGGAGTTCCTGCGCCGGATCGTAAATCGGCGCGGGTGTGATCCCGAACATCTGATATCCGCCTGCTCCGCGAACCGAGTAGATGCAACTAAAGCAGCCGCCGTAGCCGACTGTCTGCTTAGGAGTGTCCGTACGCGGTCGCAGGTATTTCGGCACGACGATCTGCCGTTCGCGAGGCACCATCTGGTACATGAACGGCAGACCTGCGACGAAGCCGACCATCGAAACAAACCACGGCGCGCCGCTGTGTGCCGCGATGAATTCCTCGGCACCGGCATAACCGTTGATCCGCGCGGCGTACTCGATGTCCGTCGCGTCCGGGTCCTGGTGCCGGTCTCGGAACCGCATCAGCGTTTCGGTGGTCCACGGATCCTGATACAGCACCGGAATCTCGACCACGCGGGTAGCGAGACTGAAGTCCGCGGCGTCGCCGACCTTCTCCTCGATATCGCGCAAATGCGCCATCAGGGTGCGCGGTTCGATGACATCCGGGTTGTACCGAACCTGGTAGGACGCGTTCGCCGGGCAGATCTCCACGACGCCGTCCGGCCGGTTCTCGCGCAGCGACGTGGTGATCGCCATCGCGCGGAAGTTCGCCTGCAGGCTCATTTCCTCGGCCAGCTCGACGAAAATGTGCTCGTCCCCGCCCCAGCTGTACCGGGCGGGCGTCGCGCCGCTCATGCGCTCGCCTCCGCTCGCCGGACGAGCCACTCTTCGAGCGTCCCGGTGGTGAACGCGCCGTCGGCGAACCATTGCTGCCCGAGGAGTTCGATGAGCAGCGTCGTGGTGGTGGGAACGCCTTCGACGACCAATTCGGACAGTGCCCGGTTCGCCCGGCGCAACGCGGTCGGCCGGTCGTCGCCCCACACGACCACCTTGGCCACCAGGGAGTCGTAGAACGGCGGAACCTGACTGCCCGGCGCGAGCCAGGTGTCGGTGCGGACCCAAGGCCCGCCCGGAAGCCGCACGTCGCCGATCTTTCCGGGTCCAGGAAGGAAATTCCGGTCCGGATCCTCGGCGCACACCCGGAATTCAATGGCGTGCCCGCGCTTGGTCACATCGGATTGCTTGAACCGCAACGGTTCCCCGGCCGCGATCCGCAATTGCTCGGCGACCAGGTCGATCCCAGTGATCAGTTCGGTGACCGGGTGCTCGACCTGGATCCGGGTGTTCATCTCGATGAAGAAGAACTCGCCGGTGTCATCGTCCACCAGGAACTCACACGTGCCCGCGCTGCGGTAGCCGACCTCCTTGCACAACCGCACCGCCGCGGACGTCATCTCGGCCCGGATCCGCTCGTCGATGCCCGGCGACGGAGCTTCCTCGACCACCTTCTGCCGCCGCCGCTGCAGCGAACACTCGCGCTCGAACACGTGCACCGTCTCCGAACCGTCGCCGAGCACCTGGACCTCGACGTGCCGCGCGGCCCGCACGAACCGCTCCAGGTACATCTGCCCGTCACCGAACGCGCTCGCCGCCTCGCCGGAAGCCTGCGGGAACGCGACCTTCAGCTCAGCCTCGTCCGCGACCACCCGGATCCCGCGCCCGCCGCCGCCCGCCGCGGCCTTGAGCATGATCGGATACCCGATCTCGCCCGCCGCCGCGACCGCTTCGGCTACATCGGACACTCCACCGGGCGTCCCGGGCACCGTCGGCACGCCGGCCGCCTGGGCGACCTGCCGCGCGCGGACCTTGTCCCCCATCTGCTCGATGACCGAGGCCTCCGGGCCGACGAAGGTCAGCCCCGCGTCCGCGACCGCCGCGGCGAACGACGCGCGCTCGGACAGGAATCCGTAACCCGGATGCACCGCGTCCGCGCCGGTTTCCTTTGCCGCGGCGAGGATCGCGTCCGCCACCAGATAGCTCTTCGTCGCCGGGGCCGGGCCGATCGGGACGACCTGGTCGGCGAGCAGCGCGTGCGTGGCGCTCCGGTCCGCCTCGCTGACGACCGCGACCGTCTCGATGCCGAGGTCGTTGGCCGCGCGAATGATCCGGACCGCGATCTCGCCGCGATTGGCGATCAGCAACCGTTTCATGCGTCCACCTCGAGCACCACGAGCGGCTGGCCCGCGTCGACGACCGCCTCGGCGTCGGCGGCGAACTCCACGACGGTCCCGGCCGCGCCGGCGGGCACCGGGTAGAAGGACTTCATCACCTCGACCAGCCCGACCGTGTCGTCCGCGGCAACCTGCTGGCCGGGCTTCACGAAATCCGGGCTGTCCGGATCGGGCTTGCGGTAAAAGACCCCGGGAATGGGCGAAACCACTTCGAGACGGGACATCAGCGTCACCTCGCGCTCGGTTCGGTAGGGACAGTCAGTTGAAATCAGGTCAGGTACGGCGTCAAGGCGTCGTGCACGCTTTTCGCCAGATCCACCGCGCCAGGAGTGTCGGAGTGCACGCAGATGCAGTCCGCGCGCATCGGGATGTCCTGACCGTCCACAGAGGTCGCGAGCCCCTCGGTCACCGCGCGCACGGACCGTTCGGCGGCGATCGCCGGATCGTAGGCGACGTGCTCGCGGGTGATGATGAGCGAACCGTCGGCGCGGTAGTCGAGGTCGGTGTAGTACTCGGCGATGAAGCCCTGGCTGCGCTTGCCCCACACCTTCTCGTGCGTGGTGTTGGCCATGCCCATCAACGGCACGTCGAACACGTCGGCGGCCTCGGCGATCGCCCGCGCGACCGTCTCGTCCCGCGAAGCCAGACCGTACAGTGCGCCGTGCGGCTTGATGTGGTTGAGCGGCATGCCGTGTTCGGCCAGGAAACCGGTCAGCGCGCCGACCTGGTACACCACCGCGGCGGTGAGTTCCTCGGGCTCCATCTTCAGCTCCCGCCTGCCGAACCCGTCGCGGTCCGGGAACGACGGGTGGGCGCCCACCTTCACCGAATGCTCGTGCGCCAGCGCGACGGTCCGCCGCATGACGACCGGGTCGGCGGCGTGGAAACCGCAGGCGACGTTCGCGACCGTGATGTAGGGCATGATGCCCTCGTCGTCGCCGCAGCGGTAGATGCTGTAGGCCTCGCCCATGTCGCAGTTGATGGCAACCATGAGTGCTTTTCCTTGTCTTTCAGGAGGTCTTCCGGGAGATCCGTCAGGAATGCGCGATCTTCGGGGTGTCCCCGTCGGGGTCGATGTAGACGTCGTCGCCCTCGAGCCGCACCGGGTACCGGGCCAGCTGCGCGTGGCCCGGGTTGATGCCCTGGCAGGTGGTGAGGTCGAACGTCCACAGGTGGCTTTTGCACATGAGGGTCTTCTTGTCCAGTTCGCCCTCGACCAGTTCGACCTGCTGGTGCGGGCAGATCGCCTGGGTCGCGACGACGTCGCCGCCGTCGAGGTGGGCGATCAGCACTTCCTTGTCCCCCACCTCGAACGACTCCATGTCGCCTTCCCAGACGTCGTCGAGGCTGCACACCCGCACGTAACCCATGCGGAAGCTCCTTTCTCAGCTGAACCGGTCGAAATGGAGCCGGTCGGCGGCGAGCCCGCCGTCCAGCACCAGCGCGCGGGCGAGCGCGTCGGTCATCGCGGGCGGCCCGGCGGCGTAGTAGGTGAAGTCAGTCAGCGTCTCGCCCAGCTTCGCGACCACGGCCTCGTGCACGAATCCTTGGTGCGATTCGGAATCCGCTGAGTCCGGTTCGGACACTGCAGTGTGGACATGGAGCGCGCGCAGCCGGCGTTGCGCCATCGCCATCGCTTCCGGAATGTGCAAATCGCGCGGAGCACGGCCGCCGCAGAACAAATGTACGGTGCGCTCGCCCGCGTCGGCCTGAGCGGCCGCGCCGAGCACGACGCTCGCCATCGCGCCGAGCCCGGAACCGCCTGCGACACAAACGATGTCTCGGTCGTCGCCGGCGCGGTAATACGCCTGCCCGTACGGGCCGTCCAGCTCGATCGTCTCGCCGAGGTCGAGGCCGTCGAACAGGATCGACGTCGCTTTCCCGCCCGGCGACCGCTTGACGACGAACTTCCATTCCCGCTGGCAGTTGCCGAGATTGCTCATGGAGTACGCGCGTTCGATGCCGCTGGGGAACCCGAGCATCGCGTACTGCCCGGCGCTGAACGCGGCGTGCTTTTCCGCGGTGAACACGAATTCGGCCATGTCGTGGGTGAGCCGGTGCACCTCGCGCAGCTGGGCACGCTGCCGGATCGGCCGGTGCGGCGCGGGTTCCGGCACCGAAGCGAGGTCGACCACGCAGTCGCTGGCCGGTTCGCTCTGGCACGCCAGCCGGCGGCCTTTGCGCCGGTCGCGGGCGCTGAGTCCGGGTGCGTCCGCCCAGCGCGTGCGGACCTCGCCTTCCAGCAGCTCGTACCGGCAGCTTCCGCAGGCTCCGCTGTTGCACTCGTAGCTGAGGCCGACCCCCGCGCGGAGGGCGGCACGCAGCAGCGTGTCGCCCTCCGCGCAAGGAAAGCGAACGCCGGTCCCCCGCAGGAGGACTTGGTGTTCGGTCGTCATGGCCGGTTCAGCCTCCGATGCCGAGCTGCCGCTGGAACGCCCGGACCGCGCCGATCGCGTTCTCCGCCGCTTCGGCGTTTTCCGCCACCTCCGTGCCGTACGCCTCGATTGCGGCGACCGCGAGCGGCTGCCACTTCGCGACCCACTCGCGCAGCTGCGTGACGTTCGAATCCACTTCGGACATCTGGGTGACCAGCGCTTCGG
Encoded here:
- a CDS encoding GNAT family N-acetyltransferase — encoded protein: MEIRHDNDYDLYFSTVQAAFGRYWPESAGSGVLGAYEKERSLIAFAPDGKPVGTTGAYSFDLTLPGDVVAPTAGVTAVGVLPTHRRQGVLRAMMQEQLADVRARGEFLSVLLCSEAVIYRRFGYGPATYTEQLTVERHRTSFAAPRGAGVETGSVELLRRVDCGELLEEIYDRYRRTQPGALSRPHRWWALGAGHPPTGPEPRYLAVHRDAEGVANGYASYLVTDATLTVDEVIAADDAGFTALTQFLLGHDLVKKIEFKHLPPGNPLRWQLADLRAAEPRETDWLWVRILDVPRALTARGWFTDGSLVLDVTDPFLDQDGRYLLTVRDGKAECVRTDLAPDLSLDVSDLGSIYLGGTLPSVLVRAGHVRAHSREVAGLADLLFRSDRAPHCVHWF
- a CDS encoding TetR/AcrR family transcriptional regulator, which codes for MSQKRMVRPGGRSARVQESVHAAVRDLIAESGRDALTVPQVAARAGVTPSTVYRRWGDLQELLSDVAVERLRPDAPPEDHGSLAEDLAAWTELFLDEMSSPAGRAYIRDALLGDPDGSNAGQCSAYAADQVEVVLARAAARGEAAPSAEAVMDRVVAPIMYRILFRPDGLDAAYARRLAAEVLA
- a CDS encoding amidase; translated protein: MSLADLTLAEASAAIRTRRVSPTELVEDVLTRIDEVEPRLNAYVAVEADRARAQAAELGQIRGPLHGIPMGLKDLIDVAGTATTASSQVRAGHRAEKDSTVAAQLKTAGAVLLGKTHTHEFAYGLTTPQTHNARNPSRVAGGSSGGSAVAVAAGAATFALGTDTGGSIRVPAALNGVVGLKPTYGLIPRNGVTSLSWSLDHVGPITRTVEDAALVLSVLIGQSFPTREDLTGLRVGVPGNYYFDRIDPVVEAAVREAIDHLAELGAELVDVEIPMTRYLQATQWGLMVPEATAYHERSLRTVPDQYAADVRVLLEAGELMSAGDYLRAQRARTLMREEWTRLFEQIDVLAAPTVPMTAVPAGQETVTWSDGTVEAVSDAYVRLSAPANITGAPALTLPIGDDPDGMPIGLQLIARPHGEPVLLRTGHALERTRLRVAR
- a CDS encoding MBL fold metallo-hydrolase — translated: MTWTIGDLTVHRIDEIELPAATGAWLLPAANDEIRLHSHSFAFEKDGMKILVDTGIGNGKTRANPAWHDLDTGYLDALTAAGFAPDEVDLVLLTHLHTDHVGWNTREQDGEWVPTFASARHVTSRAEREFWAGYEMDGPRRQMFEDSVLPVERAGLLDLVDVPADGVEIVSGVRLLPTPGHTPGHVSIELTSSGETALITGDAVHHPVQFAHPEIGASVDIDPAESEKTRRRLLAGLADSGALVLGTHFAPPTGGRLVSHGPGYRLAERP
- a CDS encoding SRPBCC family protein — its product is MATLRSHVLLDAPADAVWQVIGDVASVADWFPSMKSSTGDTQHRTVVLGDGSVLEEAVVTHDPARRRLQYRVTGGDLPITAHLGTVDVLEIDPGRSIVVYSTEITPDSLADAFDAAISEAVARLPAQLS
- a CDS encoding tautomerase family protein, translated to MPHVQIDWFPGRTAEQKRELAEVLTREICRIGNCAPESVGIVFTDVDTANWARAGKLFSDS
- a CDS encoding biotin-dependent carboxyltransferase family protein translates to MPIEVRQPGLATTIQDAGRNGYYDVGIPPSGALDQFSYSVANRLVGNDPGEAALECVYMGPELHFTEDTVIAITGAELPPKLNGEERPLWEAFAVQAGDVLTFGFCKRGARAYIAVSGGIDVPLVLGSRSTYGLGKLGGISGAPLVAGDVVPVGTGAGVPGRSLPESLRPALSKEIEVRVVMGLYDHVLTDAGRATFLDTNWTLTPVADRVGFRYQGAQLETKPRTPPFGAGQDPSNIVDAPYPIGSIQVPGGVEPIILHRDAVSGGGYMMVGTVLSGDLDLVAQSAPNTKTRFVAVDLDEALAIRRDYRARTQQAADSLS
- a CDS encoding allophanate hydrolase subunit 1; the protein is MSGATPARYSWGGDEHIFVELAEEMSLQANFRAMAITTSLRENRPDGVVEICPANASYQVRYNPDVIEPRTLMAHLRDIEEKVGDAADFSLATRVVEIPVLYQDPWTTETLMRFRDRHQDPDATDIEYAARINGYAGAEEFIAAHSGAPWFVSMVGFVAGLPFMYQMVPRERQIVVPKYLRPRTDTPKQTVGYGGCFSCIYSVRGAGGYQMFGITPAPIYDPAQELPDFGDFMVFFRPGDIVRFKPIDRDQYDDYVKEVEAGTFRIRSRPVDFGLREYLDDPDGFTAGLMEVLRAD
- a CDS encoding acetyl-CoA carboxylase biotin carboxylase subunit; translated protein: MKRLLIANRGEIAVRIIRAANDLGIETVAVVSEADRSATHALLADQVVPIGPAPATKSYLVADAILAAAKETGADAVHPGYGFLSERASFAAAVADAGLTFVGPEASVIEQMGDKVRARQVAQAAGVPTVPGTPGGVSDVAEAVAAAGEIGYPIMLKAAAGGGGRGIRVVADEAELKVAFPQASGEAASAFGDGQMYLERFVRAARHVEVQVLGDGSETVHVFERECSLQRRRQKVVEEAPSPGIDERIRAEMTSAAVRLCKEVGYRSAGTCEFLVDDDTGEFFFIEMNTRIQVEHPVTELITGIDLVAEQLRIAAGEPLRFKQSDVTKRGHAIEFRVCAEDPDRNFLPGPGKIGDVRLPGGPWVRTDTWLAPGSQVPPFYDSLVAKVVVWGDDRPTALRRANRALSELVVEGVPTTTTLLIELLGQQWFADGAFTTGTLEEWLVRRAEASA
- a CDS encoding acetyl-CoA carboxylase gives rise to the protein MSRLEVVSPIPGVFYRKPDPDSPDFVKPGQQVAADDTVGLVEVMKSFYPVPAGAAGTVVEFAADAEAVVDAGQPLVVLEVDA
- the pxpA gene encoding 5-oxoprolinase subunit PxpA, whose product is MVAINCDMGEAYSIYRCGDDEGIMPYITVANVACGFHAADPVVMRRTVALAHEHSVKVGAHPSFPDRDGFGRRELKMEPEELTAAVVYQVGALTGFLAEHGMPLNHIKPHGALYGLASRDETVARAIAEAADVFDVPLMGMANTTHEKVWGKRSQGFIAEYYTDLDYRADGSLIITREHVAYDPAIAAERSVRAVTEGLATSVDGQDIPMRADCICVHSDTPGAVDLAKSVHDALTPYLT
- a CDS encoding Rieske 2Fe-2S domain-containing protein, with product MGYVRVCSLDDVWEGDMESFEVGDKEVLIAHLDGGDVVATQAICPHQQVELVEGELDKKTLMCKSHLWTFDLTTCQGINPGHAQLARYPVRLEGDDVYIDPDGDTPKIAHS
- a CDS encoding 2Fe-2S iron-sulfur cluster-binding protein translates to MTTEHQVLLRGTGVRFPCAEGDTLLRAALRAGVGLSYECNSGACGSCRYELLEGEVRTRWADAPGLSARDRRKGRRLACQSEPASDCVVDLASVPEPAPHRPIRQRAQLREVHRLTHDMAEFVFTAEKHAAFSAGQYAMLGFPSGIERAYSMSNLGNCQREWKFVVKRSPGGKATSILFDGLDLGETIELDGPYGQAYYRAGDDRDIVCVAGGSGLGAMASVVLGAAAQADAGERTVHLFCGGRAPRDLHIPEAMAMAQRRLRALHVHTAVSEPDSADSESHQGFVHEAVVAKLGETLTDFTYYAAGPPAMTDALARALVLDGGLAADRLHFDRFS